The Sphingomonas sp. LY54 genome includes a region encoding these proteins:
- a CDS encoding TraB/GumN family protein has protein sequence MFALKKVSKFLAALGGLSVAACATPEGAATAAPAPKPALWKVADADTTIYLFGTIHILPKDLQWRTPRLAEAIAESDELVLETEMGTDLAATAKVMRKMGLSDGLPPLIERVPEEKKPALASLIKSTGVPAKALDRMETWAAALMLTAASFRNMGFAAEAGVEKSIEVDYKGQDKRISGLETVEQQFGFFDSLSEEAQRAFLVGAIEDPAGARAQFQAMLKAWASGDTDAIAATFDAETAFSPELRAVLMQRRNVAWADWIAKRLDTPGTVMVAVGAGHLAGRDSVQAMLAQRGLKAQRVQ, from the coding sequence ATGTTCGCGTTGAAGAAAGTGTCCAAGTTCCTGGCCGCGTTGGGCGGGCTGTCGGTCGCCGCCTGCGCCACGCCCGAGGGCGCCGCGACCGCCGCGCCCGCGCCCAAGCCGGCTTTGTGGAAGGTCGCGGACGCGGACACGACCATCTATCTGTTCGGCACGATCCACATCCTGCCCAAGGATCTGCAGTGGCGCACGCCCAGGCTGGCCGAGGCGATCGCCGAGAGCGACGAGCTCGTGCTCGAGACCGAAATGGGCACCGATCTCGCCGCGACCGCCAAGGTGATGCGCAAGATGGGCCTCTCCGACGGGCTGCCGCCGCTGATCGAACGCGTTCCCGAGGAGAAGAAGCCGGCGCTCGCCAGCCTGATCAAGTCGACCGGCGTCCCCGCCAAGGCGCTCGACCGGATGGAGACCTGGGCGGCGGCGCTGATGCTGACGGCCGCCTCGTTCCGCAACATGGGCTTTGCCGCCGAGGCGGGCGTCGAGAAGAGCATCGAGGTCGATTACAAGGGCCAGGACAAGAGGATCAGCGGGCTCGAGACCGTCGAGCAGCAGTTCGGCTTCTTCGATTCGCTGTCCGAGGAGGCGCAGCGCGCCTTCCTGGTCGGCGCGATCGAGGATCCGGCCGGCGCGCGTGCGCAGTTCCAGGCTATGCTGAAGGCATGGGCCTCGGGCGACACCGACGCCATCGCCGCCACGTTCGACGCCGAGACCGCTTTCTCGCCCGAACTGCGCGCGGTGCTGATGCAGCGCCGCAACGTGGCCTGGGCGGACTGGATCGCCAAGCGTCTCGACACGCCGGGCACGGTGATGGTCGCGGTCGGCGCGGGCCACCTCGCCGGGCGCGACAGCGTG